The nucleotide sequence AACGCCGAATCGGTTGAAGTACTTGACTGAGGTTCGTGACGCCCTCGGCCTAGATCGGGACGACCTGCCGGATTACAGCACGATCTACAAATCTTTTGACCGGCTGAAAATGTGGGTCTGGCGGGCGCTGCTGCGCGTTTCTGCGCAGCAGCACCCGCAGTCTGGTCACGCCGCTCTCGACAGCACGTTCTTCGACCGTCGTCGTGCTTCCTCGTACTTCCGCCAGCGATCGGGAAGCACCGTACAGACGCTGAAAGTGACGACATTAACTGATGTGGAATCGCTTGCGGTTCTTGACGTTCACATCACAGCACGGTGGAAGCACGATACGAAGACCGGACCGCCGGTCGTCCGCCGAAACGCGGACGACCTGCAGTCCGTCGCTGCCGACAACGGCTTCCAAGACTGGCACACCGAGTACGAGATCGCCGCGTATGACCTTGAGTATCTTGTTCACTATCGTGGATCATCACCGAAATCAGCCCTGAACAACGCGCTCAACCGGGCAAACGGCTACTCTCAGCGCTGGATGGCCGAAACGTCGTACTCAACAGCCAAGCGCTCGCTCGGCGACGCCGTGCGAGCGCTCGGCTGGTATCGCCAGTTTCGTGAAATTGTCCTGATGTTCGCCATCATCAACATAGAATCACTGTGTGAGCCGCTGTAACCGTGGCTCAGCATCTATTCAACAGAGCAAAATATTCGGCCTTGTTGAAACCCTTGCTGACAAACACGACTGATGAGTAGCACGAGACAGAATGGATTCCCTTCCGAAGTCACGCCTCCTCCAGTTCGTTGAACGTGCTATCGTGTTGGCTCGTCGTGCTGTTTCTCGGTTTTCGACTCGCTATTCACGGAAGCGGTTCATGCTCCGCCAAAACGTCGTCTTGCTCTGTCCGAAGGGTGAAGACAACGACGTACCGCGACCTCGTTGACGAACTCATCGAGATGCCACGCATCCGTGATGCTATCGGCCTCGATTCGATCCCTGCCCCCTCCTCTGCAAGGCGTTCGACCGCCTGGAGATGGCCGTCTGGCGGGTGTTACTGAACGTCTCACTCGCGGATTTACCACTGAACGGTGTCACCGGTATCGATGCGTCCGGCTTTGAGCGGGCGCATGCCTCAACTCACTACACGAAGCGAACGAACCTCACCATCCAACAGTTGAAGACCACGCTGTTGGTCGATACAGCGACCAACGCCATTCTCGATGTTCACGTGACGACAACGCGGAAACACGATACGCAGATCGCGCCGCAGATAGTGAAACGGAACGGACAGTCCATCTCGGTGTTGACCGGTGACAAGGGATACGACGATCAGAAACTCCGGCGGCTCACCCATGACCACGATATTCGACCACTCATCAAGCATCGGGAGTTTACCCCTCTCCACAAATCGTGGAATGCGCGACTGGACAGCGATCTATACCACAGGCGGAACATGAACGAGACAGTCAACGCGGCGATCAAACAGAAGTTCGGTGCATTCGGTCACGCCTTTGATGGAAGCAGTTCCGCGAACTCGTCATCAAGTGTATCGTTCACAATCTGGAGCGAAGCCTCACCATTTCACAAGAGGGGGGCGACTGTCCGTGATTCCGAGAGGAACTGACTGCTGCATATAGAGGGTGTACTCAGTAGACCGTCGGCTCTGGTTCGGTAGATAGGATCGAACTGGCCGTTCGGAACGACGCAGAAAGGTCGTACTCAACGGGACTACAGGCGTAGGGTGCGACCTGTCGTTACGTTGCCTGAGAGCCTTCGGCGGGTGCGTACATAACCGTGACCACGAACTCGCCGTCGAAATCGGTGAACTGGTGGTCTGTCCCGGGACGGAGATGGACAACGTCACCCGGCTCGACCGCCACCGACTCGTCGTCGGTCACGAGCGTCGCCTCGCCCATATCGATACGGTAAATCTCTTCCTCGGCGTGCGCGTGCATCGGGTCCTCGTCGCCCGGCTCAAACCGCATCACTTGGAGGCTGAACGACACTGCACGCATCGCTTCGGTTTCCATCTCCCCGTCCTCGGCCAGTTGGTCCGCAATGTCAGTAACGTTGATTTTATCCACGATTTACATATGTGGGTGCCGGGTATATGTGCTTCGTTCCTTGCTCGAAAAAATGAGCTTCCGGACGCGCACCGTGGGAGATACGCGCCCTCTATGCAGCACGGCCCGTGAAATCTACCCCGAGGCTGTCAGGAACCTCGTGCCGAATGTAGAGGATAAGTTCAGCACAGCCCGTTCATGTATTTCGCTGGTTCAGTGAGTCTGCGTAATCACTCTGTGCGGAATATCAAACTGTGAGTACCATCGTTCAATACGGAGTTGGCAGTGGAAGTTCGCTGATCGGTTCATTAAGATTGAGGTAGATGGATTGAACCAGTGGATCGCTCCGCTACGAGTCGTCGATTTCGTCGTCGTTCACCATCGCGTTGTTCATTCCGGAGCCGTCGTTGTGACGGCACTGTTCGGTGTAGAAATTCAGGTTGAACGTCGCGGAGTCGGTCTGGATTTCGTTCCCGTGGTCGGTGGGAACCCACCATGCGAACGCGACCGAGGCCGTCGTCTCGGCCGGGAAGCACCCCTGCGAGCCAGTTCCACCACCCTGCTCGGCCGGAATGGTGCCCGGTAGTGTAACGCCGGTGCCGCTGCTCAGTTCGTTGAGTACAGAACGGAGCGATCCGCGGACTACAAACGACTCGCCGTCGTTCTGATAGTTGTTGCCGTCGTCAACCCAAGCGGCGGCTTCGACAGCGTCCAGAAGCTCAACATCGGCGCATTGGTCCGGTTCCGGTTCCGGTTCGGGATCCGGATCGCCGCCGATCGGACAGATTCCAGCGGGTGCTTCGAAGACTCGGTATTCGTTAGTGTCAGCGTCCATAATCAAGAGCGCCTCGAAATCGTACGTCACAGGGTCGCAGACGAGTGCTTCGACCCGGAATCCGGTTCCCGTGGCGAAGTCGGAGATGTACTCACCGGTGTCGGCGAAGACCCGGATGACACCTCCATTCGCGTCCGACGGGTTGTTGCCCAGATAGAGCGTCTTTCGACCGTCCATATCGCCCCCGACGGCGATTCCACTGTTGTTGTCGAACAGATCGCCGGCGGCGTTGACTTCCGGCGTAATCCTGTTCGCTACCGTCCCATCGGTGTTAATTTGCACCGTTTCCTGCGACGCGTCCGACGACCACCAGATGGTGTCGTCGCGCCTATCGTAAGCGACGCCGTCCGCAGGCCAGCCGGTGGTATCGGATGGGGCACTGAATTCGTTGGAAACGTCGCCACTGTCGAGGGTCTCGGTCACCGTCAAATCGCCGAGGTCGATGAGCAGGAACGGGTCGCCGTCGTACGTCGCCCATAGTTCCTGTCGGTCG is from Haloplanus salinarum and encodes:
- a CDS encoding IS5 family transposase; amino-acid sequence: MEVDLLDFVEQCRDLAKQALGKHAGEPASGGFARWVHVVLHCFRLEEGHSYRETPNRLKYLTEVRDALGLDRDDLPDYSTIYKSFDRLKMWVWRALLRVSAQQHPQSGHAALDSTFFDRRRASSYFRQRSGSTVQTLKVTTLTDVESLAVLDVHITARWKHDTKTGPPVVRRNADDLQSVAADNGFQDWHTEYEIAAYDLEYLVHYRGSSPKSALNNALNRANGYSQRWMAETSYSTAKRSLGDAVRALGWYRQFREIVLMFAIINIESLCEPL
- a CDS encoding cupin domain-containing protein, with product MDKINVTDIADQLAEDGEMETEAMRAVSFSLQVMRFEPGDEDPMHAHAEEEIYRIDMGEATLVTDDESVAVEPGDVVHLRPGTDHQFTDFDGEFVVTVMYAPAEGSQAT